Genomic window (Phragmites australis chromosome 21, lpPhrAust1.1, whole genome shotgun sequence):
ATGATTCTCTGGAGCATTTCGATCTTATAGCGTAATGAGTCTTCAGAGTATGCTATTtgttattcaaatctagcatcGCAcagtatttatattatgatattTTGTAACTGCCGACTGATGTAAAGGAAATATTATGAACTTGCTAGCAATATGGAAAGGAAACAGGAACACTTCAAAGTTAAAGTGCTAAGTGCCGACTGCTCCAGCCTCTAGCTGTTGCATTGCATATTGGCATATTGCTCTAGTTGCTGAAGTGCTGAGTGCCAATGCCAACTGATTCTAAGTTGTTGCCACTTTTTTTTCAGAACATGGCTACATGGCTACTCGAGGGACTAGAAGTGCGGAAGCCTCGGACGCTGCatcaaattatgatccaaagcGGAAGCCGGGAAGGTCAAATGATCCTGGATGGAAATATGCATTTTGGCCGACTATTGGTAATAGAGATCTCTTACAGTGTTGCTTGTGTGATAGAACTATAACTGGAGGAATTACAAGGCTCAAGGAGCATCTTGTGGGTGGTTATGAAGATATTCTAAAGTGTGGCAAAACCACACCCGCTATCGCTCAAGAGATGCAAGCTGCTTTGAAGGGCAAGAAGAGACCACTTctgcttgatgatgaaggagggCTTCAAGGAGAAGATGATGTGATTGATGTGACAGAGGAGTCCCAAGATGTTTCTAAAAGCATTGTGCATCCTAGTTTAGAGACAGCTGCCAAAAGGAAACAATCTACCTTTTTGAAGTTCAGTGCACCAAAAGAGCCCAACACAAAGTCAGTCAATTCAATGCTTAGGAGAACTCCAAAAGAGGTTGTGGAAGAAAGACATTCGAAGGGTCCTTCTCAAATTAGTATCCAAGCTAGCATGAGgacaaaagaagaaagagatgtTGTCAACTTGGGAGTGGACCAGGTTCTTTTATGAGTGTGGCATACCATTTAATGCCGCAAATTCTAGGCAGTTTGAGATTGCTATAGAGGCCACTGCACAATATGGTTCTGGGTAcaagcctcctacctaccatgaGCTTAGGGAGCCATTGCTAGAGAAGGTTGTTAAGGAGCCATGATTTGAGGAAGAGGCATGAGGATGCATGGAAGCAATATGGCTACACATTAATATCAGATGGATGGACGGATAAGAGAGGGCACCATTTGATCAACTTCCTACTTTCTTCTTAGAGTTGATTGATGCATCAAGTGAAGTTCATGATCAAGTAATGCTAGCTGATTTGTTAGAGAAGAGAATAAGCGACATTAGCATTGATAAAGTTGTGCAAGTTGTCACTGACAATGGGGCTAACTATAAGACAGCAGGCAAGCTTCTCATAGAGAGGTTTCCTACGCTTTATTGGACACCTTGTGCTGCACATTGCTTGGATTATGTTGGAAGATATTGGAAAGTTGAAGGCATTCAAGAAGCCTATCTCAAGTGCCCAGCATGTCACTACTTTCATCTATAGGCATGGAAGACTTCTTAGTGCAATGAGGGAGAAGACAGGTGGTAGGGATCTTGTGAGACCAGCAGCAACTCGGTTTGCTACCACATTTCTCAccttgcaaagtttgcacaagCACAGAGATGCACTGAGATATCTGTTTACCTCTGATGATTGGACGAGTTGCAAACTAGCAAAGACAGAGTCTGGGAAAAAAGTGTATGATATTGTGCTTTCTAGAGAGTTTTGGAACTCCGTTGAGTATTACCTTAGAGCTTCTCTACCAGTTATCATTGTGTTAAGGGTGGTTGATGGTGATGAGAGGTCTACCATGCCAGAGGTTGCTTCTCTCATGAATCATGCAAAAAAGAGGATACAGGCTGCCTTCTATACTGAAAACAAGAGAAGTTTGTTCAATAATATCTTACAAATTATTGAGAGTCGTTGGGATAGGCAAATGGACACCCCACTCTATGGTGCTGCCCTCTTATTGAACCCAGGAAAATTCTATACCATCCAAAAAGAGAATGATGAATATGTTGGGCACCTAAAGGGTTGTTTTAATGATGTGCTTGCATGAATGGTGGAAGATGAGACCCTTTGAAACAAAATTGAAGAACAATCCATGCTCTACGAAGATTAACGTGGAGGCATCTTTAAGAATTGCATGGCCCTCCAAACTATGAAGTCAAAAAACCCTCGTAAGtgatttgaaattttaattACAGTATGTTATTTAAGGCTTAACCCgtaatatatgcatgtttattgTCAATTTAGTTGATTGGTGGCGTGCGTATGGTGACCGATCCATTGACTTACAAAGATTTGCTAAGCGTATTGTTAGTCTTTGTGCTTCATCATCTGGTTGTGAGCGTAATTGGAACACTTTTGAATTTATAAGTGAACTagtgaagtactcaagttccACATTTCAATTAgcaaaattaataatatatttttgttaactTTGCTTGCTTTTATGGTTGCTTGTAGATTCATACAAAGAGGAGAAACCAGCTAGAGCATAAAAGATTTAATGATTTGGTTTATGTTGCCTACAATCGAAAAATGATTAGTAGATTCCAAAAACGCCGTGAGGAAGCGGGTAAAAGCTATGATCCTTTGGTTATGGAAGACTTTGATTGGGAAAATGAATGGGTTGACCCAATGGCCCAACCTCAATGTTCTAGTGCTTTGGACATCACATGGGACTAAGTTGATGAAGCAATTGGTGCATCACATGAGCTTCGAGATCGTAACCTTCCTAGGACCTACGCTCGTCGTGCAAGACATATATCAAGAGTGGTTGAAGAAGCAAGAGTggttgaagatgatgaggagggagaggaagaagacatcATTGTGGATGAtattgatgttgatgattttggtgacaaaccaATAGATGCTACTGAAGATGATGCGGAGAATGTGGATGCTTCTAACGATTTCGATGAGTTTGTATTGGATGACttttgagagatgagagatttgaaactttgaatgATGATTATTGAGAGAGTGCTatgtcttttgtgctacatttacattgctatttaTCTTTTGTGCTATATTTACATTTCctaatatcctagactataaCTGTTgggctacatttacattgccatTTGCTAATATCCTATACTATAATGTTTGTATTCGCCACGTGTGTATGACGTCGCCATGCCACGCGCCATGTcgctgtaaagttgtgaaggtggtgggtcgccGCATCTCACCACGACGCCGTAACAACCATGCAAGATAGCGGATAGCATGCCCGGTTGGAAGGCGGGCTTGATGACGAAGGCAAGCCGTGCAATTCTTATTGAGGCAATCCTCACAGTGATCCCTATCTATCATCTCATTGCGTTGGACATTCCCAAATAGGCCATCGACAAGATGAGGCGTAATTTTCTATGAAAAGGTCGCAAAGAAGCCAATGGAGGGGGATTGTGTGGTTGCTTGGCAAAAGGTGTGTTGACCGCTAGAGTTGGGCAGGCCGGGCATACACGATCTACAGGCTTTGGGATGTGCTTTGTGGATGCGTTGGTTGTAGTTTCGGAAGATGGAACCGAACCGTCCGTGTGCAGGACTTGATCTACAAGTGGTTGCACAGCAAGTCGATAAAGGACTTGGCGTCGGTGCTTGTCGAATTCGTGCCTCGGTGGGCACAAAACCATCGTTCAATCGGTGATGCTCTTTTGGACCATCGCTAGGTGCGCGACATCAAGGGTGGTCTATCACCAGCGGCCCTGGTACAGTACCTACATCTTTGGGATACTCTCCAACACATTGAGCTCACGTCGGGTGAACAAGACCTACATGTCTAGCAACACTCGGCATCGGATCAGTTCTCTACAAAGTCGGCCTACCTCTCATTCTTCATCGGCAGTACTCACTTCGAGCCATGGAAGAGATTATGGAAAGCTTGGGTGTCGAGACGATACAAATTTTTCATCTGGTTGGTCGTGCTCAACCGATGTTGGACGGCTGATCGTCTAGCTCAGCGAGGAATGCTGCATCCGTCCAGATGTCCACTTTGTGATCAAGAAGAAACTATACAACATATTATATGCTCTTGTGTTTTCACGCAGGACATATGGTTCAGGCTCCTCAGTCAGGTCGGTCTCCAACAGCTTGCACCCTTCGCTTCAGATGATGCATTCGCAGATTGGTGGCAACGAGCACAACGATGGGCAGGAAAAGAAAGACGCAAAGGGCTAAACTCTCTGATCATCCTTGGCGCATGGTGGTTGTGGAAGCACCGTAACAATTGTGTGTTCAATGGTGCCTCGCCTTGAGTGGAGACAATCCTGCAAGAGATCTACACAGTTGTGGATCATGGAGGGAGCAAAGAGGCTGGAGGCCTTATGGCAGGATTAGGAGAGCTGCAAGGGGTCTCGGAAGTGGtcattcctttttgtttttgtggCGTGCCTATTGTTTGAGTAGCTATCCCTCTCCTACCCGTTTCTTCCTTGCTCCAAGGGGCTCCCCTTGAGGCAATGTAATTGGATCGGTTTTCTACTATCTTAATACAAATGATGCGCAACTCTCCTACgtatttgaggaaaaaaaattggtggTGCATTGGTTTCTTCCATAAACCTGAATACTAAATATAGACTTCATTTTGAGACGAGCGTTTGTTGAGAGCCCAAGAGTACTTTACAGCATAGTTTTGACCACATTCTTCGTGTTCCTCATCTTTCACTGATATATCATAGTTTGGATATGGGTGGACCGAGGGTAGCGCACTCGCACTTGATCAGCTGACCATTGCCACCAAGGCTCTGCGACTGATTGAGAGGAAGCAAATAGAGATCTATACAATGCTCATTCGTTAATTTCATAAAAGATACATCCCATCTTTTTATACGTAAAACATGGGTAACTTGAAGAAACTTACCCAAAGTAAACGCAACACTACAGTACTGTTCTGCAGTCCTTCGGCACTGCACCTTACCCAAAGTGACAAAACCAAGAGAGTAGAACTTACCACAAACAAAAGCTGCCTGCTCCATCATGACCAATAATGAGAGATCTGCTTTTTGACATTTTTCTAAGCTCCAGTATTGAAGGACCCGCGTTACCCAAGCTAGGAATAACATACTCCTCAGATATCCCACTGTAAACAGATGGAAAATGAGAATAAATGGCATCCATCAAAGAGTTGGCACAGACATCTAATCAAGTCTGAAAGGAATTCCTCAAATAAATGCAATTCTGGAGCATAATGGGGATGCCTAGCAAAAGGCAAGCACAACTATGGACATAATCCATGATTCATGCATCACGGCAATATTGAGAAAATAGCATAAGTTCAGAAAATACGTGAAGATTATGAAAGAATGTACCCTAAAAAACATGTGTTCAGTAGCAAGACTAGAGCATCCACAAGACAAACGAATAGGCCTTCGGAGCAGAAAAGTCCGCACAGACTTAGTTCAATTAGCATTCTAGTTTTAATATTGCCCATCATATTGGAAGTATCACCCTTCATAAATTTGGAGTAGAAACAGTTTCAAAAGGAAAATCACGAGAGTTCCACTGTTATCAGACAAACTATCCCTTTGAATAGACTGAGACATAGGGGGTCTAAATGGATATTTACATTTCCAACAAAGCATGACCACTAGTTTCAACATTTTAACATGAAATGTAGACTATTAATGGAAAAGTATCGTACCATGCAGGTAGTAAAATTTGAGATGGAAAGAGAGCATATAATGCTTATACTACAGAAAATATGTACCTCCACCCAGTGACCATCTTCCAGATATGCAAGTTTCTGCTGTCTTCAGCAGCTACAATGTAATTTGGCTCACAGATCAAAATACACGACACTGTCCCATAAGGCATCAATTTGGTCATGAGTGAAACATATCCAAAGTTAATAGATACAATTTTCAAAGAATTATCCTCGCATTGGTCCAATTTGCACATGGAGCATGAACAATCAATGTTTTGCATCCTGTCAATAAGCATATATGTTTAGCACCAACATAAGGGATGCATCCAACACTTTCCTGCATGCCAGTGATTAAGATTACAACCTGCAAAAAGGTATTCTGATGCTGCTCTGGAGGACCAGAAACTGGCCATCAGGTGTAAACTGCAAACCAGATCTTCCAAACAGAAACTGAAAAGAACAATAAgcatcaaataaattattaataCAATGTTCCATCACCCAAAAAAGCTGTTCACAAAAAGTTCTTACATTTCCTGTTAAATACTGCTGCAAGGAGGGCACTAGAAGGGGAGTGTAACCAACAAAACTAGGGGGTGAGTCTTGCTGATCATTAGGAGTGACAATATAAACATAAAGGAATCTTTGGCAGCTCTCCAAAAAGCCACAGAGTACATAAACATATAAGCTGCTGAGATTTTTGGTGTTTAGAATGATAGACAAGACAGGCATCGGGTGCAGGTAGCATCCTACAAGCTCTAGGTGATGATCTGACCCTCCTGTCGGTGTTTTTGTGTATTCAGATACTAGACCATTTGTATGATTAGTGCTAGAAAGGGCACGATCAGGTTGGGGGTGCAAAACATTGTGTTCACCCTTAGGAGGTATGTGTTCACAAACATTGCTTACCCAACCAAAAGACACCATTGCGTTCTCACCAAAAGACACCATTGCGTTCTCATTACAATTTCTACATCCAGCTTCACATTGTTCCAATTTGCCAAGCAGGTTTCCATTACCAGATTTGGTTCCATCACCAACAGGCCATGCTGTAGTGGTGTTTACTCTTTTTGACTCTTCAATTGAATTGCCTTTGTCTGATGACTCAAAAGCAACATATTTGTCAACAAAGTCAGCAGCATCAGAATTGCAACTAATCATACTCTTTGGAAGAGGATCATCAAATTTTCTACATTTATAGTTTAAACCATGGAACCTATTTTCTTTCTGATCAACGGATGGCACTTCAGTATGACGCTGTTCATCCCGCATGACCAACAAAGATGATTTTGCtgatgggataagtccttgtgcagcacatggtctttgtggggctgctgcatggtctttgtggggctgccacatggtggtcttgctgcccatatgctttacgacagcatctaggacactaggacagcatctaggacagcatcttagactagaggacagcatctaggacagcatcttagactagcatcttagactagcatcttagactagaggacagcatcttgGCCCCTGTTGAATCTCCATGGCATAGGATATCCCGAAGAAATGGCGGATGGCGTGGTAACCCACCGGGTAAGGATACCGGTATTTGCCCTTGGATGGATTAGTACAGACGGATCATGAATTAGTCGAGCACGGGTGTAAAAGTTCAAAAATCAATTGAAACATCTGACTACAGCATGTACCACATAACATGTCCTGAAACTCTTGAAGGAAAAACCTAAAGCATGAACCAACCGCAGCTGGAATCGCTGCCAAGCTGCGATTTAGTCTCAGAATTGCATAGGCGCGCCCTACAAAGGCTTAGCTCCTGCGCAAATCCCCAAACTAAATTGCCGCATTTCTACCCTAACATCCCAAATCTAACGCCCAAAAGTAAATAGAGGCGCCTACGGTAGTAATCCCAAACAATGGCCCGCGCGAGGGAATCCCCAGCAATGGCGAGGGCGAAGGGGATTTGGAGAAGAAGGCGAAACCCTAGCTGGCGGTCGTACCTTGGAGCAGCTCCAGTACTTGCGCTCCCAGTCGCCGCCGCGGCAGTAGAGCGCCCCCGCCGACACGACCTCGATTACGCGGTCACCAtcgacctcctccgccgccgtcatCGTGCTCGccgccgctctctctctctctctctctctctctctctgcgcgGGGCGCGCGGCTTCGGGGGCTCAGCGCGCCAAAAAACAGGATCTTATTTTCCCCTCCGAGGGAACCAATGCAAAACCAAAGGCCcatgtaacagcccaaatttcAATTTAGTGGCTgaataaaaatatttggtggaaTT
Coding sequences:
- the LOC133903829 gene encoding uncharacterized protein LOC133903829, with the translated sequence MGSKTTMWQPHKDHAAAPQRPCAAQGLIPSAKSSLLVMRDEQRHTEVPSVDQKENRFHGLNYKCRKFDDPLPKSMISCNSDAADFVDKYVAFESSDKGNSIEESKRVNTTTAWPVGDGTKSGNGNLLGKLEQCEAGCRNCNENAMVSFGENAMVSFGWFLFGRSGLQFTPDGQFLVLQSSIRIPFCRMQNIDCSCSMCKLDQCEDNSLKIVSINFGYVSLMTKLMPYGTVSCILICEPNYIVAAEDSRNLHIWKMVTGWSGISEEYVIPSLGNAGPSILELRKMSKSRSLIIGHDGAGSFCLWDIFKQTLVATFVAPGNVVFQILPVGFCRLQEDIIHAPIDDLEKRLREITVSDMSRENDRESFLMPPRDDIAVWILVSSASVAGYQHDLRAKEHNARWRLALLAKKRIFMGNILDARATAVDASGNYGFAGTYGGLLYTWELSSGRKLAGTQCSNRGPVSCIVVDAKSGVVAVTDGGCQLLLYTQKTMLTDAGSRWAHV